In candidate division KSB1 bacterium, a single window of DNA contains:
- a CDS encoding site-specific integrase encodes MPSVYKRKLKSGEYWFGAVKTKDGKWKKFSTGLKTTECSKRNAIEIVQGMQSELKAGRNPLRPEGHDSNTVQTNAQRYLDTRSHELLKPRVLWLHKNTLSLFLDNYSDRPIRSISLADLIDFRNWLIQRGSTRRGSREELSPTTVNNHMMRVGTFLGWCGSILDWTPPRLKKLKVQRTKPIRYYSTEECSRLLAGASAATYNGEPLSWFLGFLLYTGMRKSEALACEWSWIDYTANRIFVPAMKSAKTRAVPIAPVLRALLDEIPQTRVRLFGNISNLHRGSGHLDDVYKRVQADAQLDALTFHDLRRTFIIHCLVSGIPLEMVMDWVGHQSDKTTLEYYTSFAREDQSKMLARVEFGHGVERLPV; translated from the coding sequence ATGCCCTCAGTTTACAAGCGAAAGCTCAAGTCAGGCGAATACTGGTTTGGCGCGGTGAAGACTAAGGATGGCAAGTGGAAGAAGTTCTCTACGGGTCTGAAGACGACCGAATGCAGCAAACGGAACGCAATAGAGATCGTTCAGGGCATGCAATCGGAGCTGAAGGCAGGGAGAAACCCTCTGCGACCGGAAGGCCACGATTCCAACACTGTTCAGACAAACGCGCAACGCTACTTGGACACGCGCTCACACGAGCTTCTGAAACCACGCGTGCTCTGGCTGCACAAGAACACACTTTCTCTATTCCTTGATAACTACAGCGACCGGCCAATTCGCAGCATTTCATTGGCTGATTTGATCGACTTTCGCAATTGGCTGATACAGCGCGGAAGTACGAGACGCGGGAGCCGAGAAGAGCTATCGCCAACGACGGTCAATAATCACATGATGCGCGTAGGTACGTTTCTTGGTTGGTGCGGCAGCATTCTCGACTGGACACCGCCGCGCCTCAAAAAGCTTAAAGTTCAGCGTACTAAGCCAATCCGCTACTATAGCACGGAGGAGTGTTCCCGCTTGCTCGCTGGCGCTTCAGCGGCGACTTACAATGGCGAGCCCCTCTCATGGTTCTTGGGTTTCTTATTGTACACGGGTATGCGTAAATCCGAGGCACTGGCTTGCGAATGGTCTTGGATCGACTATACCGCCAACCGGATCTTTGTGCCCGCCATGAAATCGGCGAAGACGCGAGCCGTTCCTATTGCTCCTGTCTTACGTGCCTTGCTCGATGAGATACCCCAAACTCGTGTCCGGCTGTTCGGCAACATCTCGAATCTGCATCGCGGCAGTGGTCACCTCGACGACGTTTACAAGCGTGTTCAAGCCGACGCGCAACTTGACGCCCTGACCTTCCACGATCTCAGGCGGACGTTCATCATTCATTGCCTTGTCTCTGGAATTCCGCTGGAAATGGTCATGGACTGGGTCGGGCACCAGTCAGACAAGACCACACTGGAGTACTACACATCGTTCGCTCGCGAAGATCAATCGAAAATGTTGGCTCGTGTTGAATTTGGTCATGGAGTCGAACGGTTGCCTGTTTGA